The following are encoded together in the Microterricola viridarii genome:
- the purF gene encoding amidophosphoribosyltransferase: MASGDGLLNHDLLPGEKGPQDACGVFGVWAPGEEVAKLSYFGLYALQHRGQESAGIATSDGNKILIYKDMGLVSQVFNETALNTLTGHIAVGHTRYSTTGSSSWQNAQPTLGRTSTGTVALGHNGNLTNTAELLDLVHERYPETDGELRRGNTTDTAVVTALLTGDTNHTLEQTALEVLPRLRGAYCLVFMDEHTLYAARDPQGVRPLVLGRLDRGWVVASETAALDIVGAAFVREVEPGELITIDEDGLRTQRFAESKPAGCVFEYVYLARPDTTIAGRGVHEARVEMGRRLAAEHPVEADLVIPTPESGTPAAIGYAQASGIPFGQGLVKNSYVGRTFIQPSQTIRQRGIKLKLNPLKEVIKGKRLIVVDDSIVRGNTQRALVSMLREAGAAEVHVRISSPPITWPCFYGIDFATKAELVASGLGVDEVRQSIGADSLGYLSEDGMIEATEQPRERLCTACFTGKYPIPLPESQHLGKNLLERPGDSNGCDPGPDSELEGLLDANAPLVIGDPGRQE, encoded by the coding sequence TTGGCCAGCGGCGACGGACTTCTGAACCACGATTTGCTCCCTGGCGAGAAGGGCCCGCAGGATGCCTGCGGCGTCTTCGGCGTCTGGGCTCCCGGCGAGGAGGTAGCGAAACTCAGCTACTTCGGCCTCTACGCGCTGCAGCACCGCGGCCAGGAGTCTGCCGGAATCGCGACCAGCGATGGCAACAAGATCCTCATCTACAAGGACATGGGCCTCGTCTCCCAGGTCTTCAACGAGACCGCGCTGAACACGCTCACCGGCCACATCGCCGTCGGCCACACGCGCTACTCGACCACCGGCTCCTCCAGCTGGCAGAACGCGCAGCCGACGCTCGGCCGCACCTCGACCGGCACCGTCGCGCTCGGCCACAACGGCAACCTCACCAACACGGCCGAGCTGCTCGATCTGGTGCACGAGCGCTACCCGGAGACCGACGGCGAGCTGCGCCGCGGCAACACCACCGACACCGCCGTCGTCACCGCACTGCTGACCGGCGACACCAACCACACGCTCGAGCAGACCGCGCTCGAGGTGCTGCCGCGCCTGCGCGGCGCATACTGCCTCGTCTTCATGGACGAGCACACGCTCTACGCCGCCCGCGACCCGCAGGGCGTTCGCCCGCTGGTGCTGGGCCGTCTCGACCGCGGCTGGGTCGTGGCATCCGAAACCGCCGCCCTCGACATCGTCGGCGCAGCCTTCGTGCGCGAGGTGGAGCCGGGCGAGCTCATCACGATCGACGAAGACGGCCTGCGCACGCAGCGTTTCGCCGAGTCCAAGCCGGCCGGATGCGTGTTCGAATACGTCTACCTGGCCCGCCCCGACACCACGATCGCCGGGCGCGGCGTGCACGAGGCCCGGGTCGAGATGGGCCGTCGCCTCGCGGCGGAGCACCCCGTCGAGGCCGACCTCGTCATCCCGACCCCCGAGTCGGGAACCCCCGCGGCCATCGGCTACGCCCAGGCCAGCGGCATCCCGTTCGGCCAGGGCCTGGTCAAGAACTCCTACGTCGGCCGCACCTTCATCCAGCCGTCGCAGACCATCCGCCAGCGCGGTATCAAGCTCAAGCTGAACCCGCTGAAAGAGGTCATCAAGGGCAAGCGCCTCATCGTCGTCGATGACTCGATCGTGCGCGGCAACACGCAGCGCGCCCTCGTCTCGATGCTGCGCGAGGCCGGGGCCGCCGAGGTGCACGTGCGCATCTCGAGCCCGCCCATCACCTGGCCCTGCTTCTACGGCATCGACTTCGCCACCAAGGCAGAGCTCGTCGCCTCCGGCCTCGGCGTCGACGAGGTGCGCCAGTCGATCGGAGCAGACTCGCTCGGCTACCTCTCAGAGGACGGCATGATCGAGGCGACGGAGCAGCCGCGCGAGCGTCTCTGCACCGCCTGCTTCACCGGCAAGTACCCGATCCCGCTGCCCGAATCGCAGCACCTCGGCAAGAACCTGCTCGAGCGCCCCGGCGACTCCAACGGTTGCGACCCGGGACCGGATTCCGAGCTCGAGGGCCTGCTCGACGCGAACGCGCCGCTCGTGATCGGCGACCCCGGCCGCCAGGAATAG
- a CDS encoding HtaA domain-containing protein, with protein MKTLQQHRARPQRWLATLTIALLALGAPLATAAPAFAREALPALEQQVPAEQAPAEQISAEQTPAEQPAAADSPEAVEDSAPEAAPAPAPEVAPAPEAAAAPQVAVQGADAPVAAPTVTVSKTEGLNAAGETVTVTGTGFVAGDATSGARPPLAGKFAGSYVVFGRFADAWKPSENAASASRAGSGDTKWAVPAADMATIGGDAAGAIELNADGSFTATLNVTEEFAKNPGTGNYGIYTYSGSGAKAAQFETFTPITFAPKVVAPTVTVSKTEGLNAAGETVTVTGTGFVAGDATSGARPPLAGKFAGSYVVFGRFADAWKPSENAASASRAGSGDTKWAVPAADMGTIGGDAAGAIELNADGSFTATLNVTEEFAKNPGTGNYGIYTYSGSGAKAAQFETFTPISFAPKVVAPTVTVSKTEGLNAAGETVTVTGTGFVAGDATSGARPPLAGKFAGSYVVFGRFADAWKPSENAASASRAGSGDTKWAVPAADMAAIGGDAAGAIELNADGSFTATLNVTEEFAKNPGTGNYGIYTYSGSGAKAAQFETFTPITFAPKVVAPTVTVSKTTGLNAAGETVTVTGTGFLPTAETTGTRPPLAGKFTGAYVVFGRFADVWAPSANAPSASRAGSGDVKWAVHADDMATIGGAPAGAIEVKADGTFTATLNVTEEFAKNPGTGNYGIYTYGGGGAKYAPFESYTPITFAPKVATPTVTSTVAAASATDGLSVRLVGSGFGTTTAAYAAIIEKGTEASVDPASGFIAMEYWMPPAIVAGGFDKSLVAPTAALDRNKQYEVIIWKQHSLPNAGTIYARADITPTTGQWDTLFPAPQPDAEATTTTLSVDKTAVVEGSTVTATAVIAPVAASGTVNFVNGSTVVAKDVAVTGGTATASFKLAKTGSASLTAVFTPAKGALFLGSTSAAVAVAVTAKPVTPPESQTGELDWGVYSAFRDYITGPVAGGEITLSDGATAAGSGFQFTQAGGTVDLQAGKGSANYNGALRFTGHHGALDVTMSAPTLRLDSATKATLLVIVNGTRVEFATVNLAAAGTSTDKGKTLITDAPVTLSAAGATAFQGFYPAGTVIDPITVAFSTGATEPVETIGTRTALSVDKDSVLVGGSVKLSATVTPGTAQGSVIFSANGTQLGSAVRVIDGAASADAALRTVGSIALTARFVPDAGFGASSSAARTVTVTSSVLPPVKPPIVTPPTTPVVPPVVAPTTQGGSLSWGVGSVFREYIVGHIAKGSISVSGGATSASGVFQFGQSGGSFNQGSGTGTADYAGSVRFTGHGGILDLTFSNPTLSVSSASSASLTLTVNGSRVDFATVDLGAASRSSLNGATVFSGAPVTLTSAGAGAFQGYYPAGQALDPMTVTIGAAAAAPGGNTGTVATASANTPAAGSVPATPPATEGITLTPEVLAGIVAGGQISFEADGFQPNETGIRIVIYSTPTVLAENLTADANGVVRWTGTLPATLTGEHTLTVQGSISKGVVITIPERAVAGSCPIEGATLDWGFKQSFLAYISSGIANGGWELSGGSTEADGLFHWANGTGSIDSKNGSGLVSYLGSIRFTGHDGALDTTIANPRIELVSETEGYLVLDVTGTTQEGEPIAGQGLRFGQLKLDAGSLTVTDAGITGTAIEAVLTEAGAAAFGTYPAGDALDPISFTLPTNADCGVVAAEAVTTEATGPGKQEAASISADAAQGVNWVVWILAAFLAAALAVIVVLLTKRRRAGADTSAE; from the coding sequence GTGAAGACACTGCAGCAGCACCGTGCCCGCCCACAGAGATGGTTAGCCACGCTCACAATCGCGCTTCTCGCGCTCGGTGCCCCGCTGGCCACCGCCGCGCCCGCCTTCGCGCGCGAAGCGCTGCCCGCGCTCGAGCAGCAGGTTCCCGCAGAACAGGCGCCCGCAGAGCAGATTTCCGCAGAGCAGACGCCTGCTGAGCAGCCGGCCGCCGCGGACTCGCCCGAGGCCGTAGAAGATTCCGCCCCCGAAGCCGCTCCGGCGCCCGCTCCCGAGGTTGCCCCGGCTCCCGAGGCTGCTGCCGCTCCCCAGGTCGCCGTGCAGGGTGCGGACGCGCCTGTCGCGGCCCCGACCGTCACCGTGTCGAAGACCGAAGGCCTGAACGCTGCCGGTGAGACCGTCACGGTCACCGGCACCGGATTCGTGGCCGGCGACGCCACCTCGGGCGCTCGCCCGCCGCTGGCCGGCAAGTTCGCCGGTTCCTACGTCGTGTTCGGCCGGTTCGCGGATGCCTGGAAGCCGTCCGAGAACGCCGCCTCGGCATCTCGTGCCGGTTCCGGTGACACGAAGTGGGCGGTCCCGGCCGCTGACATGGCCACGATCGGTGGCGACGCCGCCGGTGCGATCGAGTTGAACGCGGATGGTTCCTTCACGGCCACGCTGAACGTGACCGAGGAGTTCGCGAAGAACCCCGGCACGGGCAACTACGGCATCTACACGTACTCGGGCAGCGGCGCCAAGGCCGCCCAGTTCGAGACGTTCACCCCCATCACGTTCGCCCCGAAGGTTGTCGCCCCGACCGTCACGGTGTCGAAGACCGAAGGGCTGAACGCGGCCGGTGAGACCGTCACGGTCACCGGCACCGGATTCGTGGCCGGTGACGCCACCTCGGGTGCTCGCCCGCCGCTGGCCGGCAAGTTCGCCGGTTCCTACGTCGTGTTCGGCCGGTTCGCGGATGCCTGGAAGCCGTCCGAGAACGCCGCGTCGGCATCTCGTGCGGGTTCCGGTGACACGAAGTGGGCCGTTCCGGCTGCTGACATGGGCACGATCGGTGGCGACGCCGCCGGTGCGATCGAGCTGAACGCGGATGGTTCATTCACGGCCACGCTGAACGTAACCGAGGAGTTCGCGAAGAACCCCGGCACGGGCAACTACGGCATCTACACCTACTCGGGCAGCGGCGCCAAGGCCGCCCAGTTCGAGACGTTCACCCCGATCAGCTTCGCCCCGAAGGTTGTCGCCCCGACCGTCACCGTGTCGAAGACCGAAGGCCTGAACGCTGCCGGTGAGACGGTCACGGTCACCGGCACCGGATTCGTTGCCGGTGACGCCACCTCGGGCGCTCGCCCGCCGCTGGCCGGCAAGTTCGCCGGTTCCTACGTCGTGTTCGGCCGGTTCGCGGACGCCTGGAAGCCGTCCGAGAACGCCGCCTCGGCATCTCGTGCAGGTTCCGGCGACACGAAGTGGGCCGTTCCGGCCGCCGACATGGCCGCCATCGGAGGCGACGCCGCCGGTGCGATCGAGTTGAACGCGGATGGTTCATTCACGGCCACGCTGAACGTGACCGAGGAGTTCGCGAAGAACCCCGGCACGGGCAACTACGGCATCTACACGTACTCGGGCAGTGGCGCCAAGGCGGCGCAGTTCGAGACGTTCACCCCCATCACGTTCGCCCCGAAGGTTGTCGCCCCGACCGTCACGGTGTCCAAGACCACCGGGCTGAACGCGGCCGGCGAGACCGTCACGGTCACCGGCACCGGATTCCTGCCGACGGCTGAGACGACCGGAACGCGCCCGCCCCTGGCCGGCAAGTTCACCGGCGCATACGTGGTGTTCGGTCGGTTCGCGGATGTCTGGGCCCCGTCGGCGAATGCGCCGTCGGCTTCCCGCGCCGGTTCTGGCGACGTGAAGTGGGCTGTTCACGCCGACGACATGGCCACGATTGGCGGTGCTCCTGCCGGCGCCATCGAGGTCAAGGCCGACGGCACGTTCACGGCCACGCTGAACGTGACCGAGGAGTTCGCGAAGAACCCCGGCACGGGCAACTACGGCATCTACACCTATGGCGGCGGCGGAGCGAAGTACGCCCCGTTCGAGAGCTACACCCCCATCACGTTCGCTCCGAAGGTCGCAACTCCGACCGTCACCAGCACCGTCGCCGCGGCGTCGGCCACAGACGGGCTCTCCGTGCGCCTTGTCGGCTCCGGCTTCGGCACCACGACGGCGGCCTACGCGGCGATCATCGAGAAGGGCACCGAGGCATCGGTGGACCCCGCCTCCGGCTTCATCGCCATGGAGTACTGGATGCCGCCGGCCATCGTCGCCGGTGGCTTCGACAAGTCGCTCGTCGCGCCGACCGCCGCGCTGGACCGCAACAAGCAGTACGAGGTCATCATCTGGAAGCAGCACTCGCTGCCGAACGCGGGCACGATCTACGCCCGCGCCGACATCACGCCGACGACCGGCCAGTGGGACACCCTGTTCCCGGCGCCGCAGCCCGACGCCGAGGCCACCACGACGACGCTGAGCGTCGACAAGACGGCCGTCGTAGAGGGCAGCACCGTCACAGCCACCGCCGTCATCGCGCCGGTCGCGGCATCCGGAACCGTCAACTTCGTCAACGGCTCCACCGTCGTCGCGAAGGATGTCGCCGTCACCGGCGGCACCGCAACCGCCTCCTTCAAGCTGGCCAAGACCGGCTCCGCGAGCCTGACTGCCGTCTTCACCCCGGCCAAGGGCGCGCTCTTCCTCGGCAGCACCTCGGCCGCTGTGGCCGTCGCGGTCACCGCCAAGCCCGTCACCCCGCCCGAATCCCAGACCGGCGAGCTCGACTGGGGCGTCTACAGCGCGTTCCGTGACTACATCACCGGCCCTGTCGCCGGCGGCGAGATCACGCTGAGCGATGGCGCCACCGCTGCGGGCAGCGGCTTCCAATTCACCCAGGCCGGCGGCACCGTCGACCTGCAGGCAGGCAAGGGGTCCGCGAACTACAACGGCGCCCTGCGCTTCACCGGCCACCACGGCGCGCTTGACGTGACCATGAGCGCCCCGACGCTGCGCCTTGACAGCGCGACGAAGGCAACGCTCCTCGTCATCGTCAACGGCACGCGCGTCGAGTTCGCCACCGTCAACCTGGCGGCAGCGGGCACAAGCACCGACAAGGGTAAGACGCTCATCACCGACGCGCCTGTGACCCTCAGCGCAGCCGGAGCCACCGCGTTCCAGGGCTTCTACCCGGCCGGAACCGTGATCGACCCCATCACCGTCGCCTTCAGCACCGGCGCCACCGAGCCGGTCGAGACGATCGGCACCCGCACGGCCCTCAGCGTCGACAAAGACTCCGTGCTCGTCGGCGGCAGCGTCAAGCTGAGCGCGACCGTCACGCCGGGCACCGCCCAGGGCAGCGTCATCTTCTCCGCCAACGGCACCCAGCTCGGCTCCGCCGTGCGGGTCATCGACGGCGCGGCCTCGGCCGACGCCGCGCTGCGCACCGTGGGCAGCATTGCGCTGACCGCGCGCTTCGTTCCGGATGCCGGCTTCGGCGCGAGCAGTTCGGCTGCGCGCACCGTGACCGTCACGAGCTCCGTGCTCCCGCCGGTCAAGCCGCCGATCGTCACGCCGCCCACGACCCCGGTCGTGCCACCCGTGGTCGCCCCGACGACGCAGGGCGGATCGCTCAGCTGGGGCGTCGGCAGTGTGTTCCGCGAATACATCGTCGGCCATATCGCCAAGGGCTCGATCAGTGTCAGCGGTGGTGCCACCTCCGCGAGCGGCGTGTTCCAGTTCGGCCAGAGCGGCGGCAGCTTCAACCAGGGCAGCGGAACGGGAACGGCCGACTATGCCGGCAGCGTGCGCTTCACCGGGCACGGCGGCATCCTCGACCTGACCTTCTCCAACCCGACGCTGTCGGTGTCCAGCGCGAGCAGCGCGTCGCTCACCCTCACGGTGAACGGCAGCCGCGTCGACTTCGCCACCGTTGACCTGGGTGCGGCGAGCCGCTCCAGCTTGAACGGCGCGACGGTCTTCAGCGGGGCGCCCGTCACGCTGACCTCCGCCGGTGCTGGCGCCTTCCAGGGGTACTACCCCGCCGGTCAGGCCCTCGACCCGATGACGGTCACGATCGGCGCCGCAGCGGCAGCGCCCGGCGGCAACACGGGCACCGTCGCGACGGCATCCGCCAACACGCCCGCCGCTGGCAGCGTTCCGGCCACCCCGCCGGCCACCGAGGGCATCACGCTCACGCCGGAGGTGCTCGCCGGGATCGTCGCCGGCGGCCAGATCTCCTTCGAGGCCGACGGATTCCAGCCGAACGAGACCGGCATCCGCATCGTGATCTACTCGACGCCGACCGTGCTCGCCGAGAACCTCACGGCCGACGCCAACGGCGTGGTGCGCTGGACGGGCACCCTGCCGGCCACGCTGACCGGCGAGCACACGCTCACCGTGCAGGGCTCGATCAGCAAGGGCGTCGTCATCACGATTCCGGAGCGCGCGGTCGCCGGCTCCTGCCCGATCGAGGGCGCGACGCTGGACTGGGGCTTCAAGCAGAGCTTCCTCGCCTACATCAGCAGCGGCATCGCCAACGGCGGCTGGGAGCTGAGCGGCGGCAGCACCGAGGCCGACGGTCTGTTCCACTGGGCGAACGGCACCGGCAGCATCGACTCGAAGAACGGTTCGGGACTCGTCTCCTACCTCGGCAGCATCCGCTTCACCGGCCACGACGGCGCGCTGGACACCACGATCGCCAACCCGCGGATCGAGCTGGTCAGCGAGACGGAGGGCTACCTCGTGCTCGACGTCACCGGAACCACCCAGGAGGGTGAGCCGATCGCCGGGCAGGGGCTGCGCTTCGGCCAGCTGAAGCTCGACGCCGGCAGCCTCACGGTGACGGATGCCGGCATCACCGGCACTGCCATCGAGGCCGTGCTGACCGAGGCCGGTGCGGCCGCCTTCGGCACCTACCCGGCCGGCGACGCCCTCGACCCGATCAGCTTCACGCTGCCGACCAACGCCGACTGCGGCGTCGTGGCGGCCGAGGCTGTGACGACCGAGGCCACCGGCCCCGGCAAGCAGGAGGCGGCCTCCATCAGCGCCGACGCCGCGCAGGGTGTGAACTGGGTCGTCTGGATTCTGGCTGCGTTTCTCGCCGCTGCCCTGGCCGTGATCGTTGTGCTGCTGACCAAGCGGCGTCGAGCGGGGGCTGACACCTCGGCCGAGTAA